One segment of Nitrososphaerota archaeon DNA contains the following:
- a CDS encoding RNA polymerase Rpb4, whose amino-acid sequence MSEQIKKRPITIPEAKAILEKINLDQADQIQKRTLDYLSKFSKTTPENARRLVEELMKKGLTEEEAIELVNSMPKSAEEIRVFSAGWKKFLPTETVQEILNILKQT is encoded by the coding sequence TTGTCTGAACAGATCAAGAAGCGGCCCATAACCATACCAGAAGCCAAAGCAATCTTAGAGAAGATTAACCTCGATCAAGCAGACCAGATTCAAAAGAGGACACTCGACTACCTATCAAAGTTCTCCAAGACAACACCTGAAAACGCGAGAAGACTCGTTGAGGAGCTTATGAAGAAGGGTTTAACAGAAGAGGAAGCGATAGAGCTCGTAAACAGTATGCCTAAGAGCGCAGAGGAGATAAGGGTCTTCTCAGCCGGTTGGAAAAAGTTCCTACCAACAGAAACCGTACAAGAAATACTCAACATATTGAAGCAAACTTAA